The genomic interval TTCTTCCAATAATACCGGAAACCATTCCAGTTCTTGGCGGCGCTGCTGTTATTGCGGTTCCGTTTTTTGTTGTGTGCGGTTTTGAAATCGGTCCGGGAGGAGCAAAAGCAATTCCTCCGGCAAAAATATTTTTATAATTTTTATTTTGATAAACCGCAGGCCAAGCATCCGGATTTTCAGATAATACATCCCAAGTTAAACCATAAATTCCATCGACTAAAATAAATCCGGCAGGATTAGCAATTTTGGCTGAAATATCTTCTCCGTCTTTACCAACATATTTAAAAGGCTGACCTAAAAATTGAGGAACTAGCATTGCAAAGTCATAATTTGTTTCGCCGAAATCTCCGTTGTAATCTTCCCAATAGATAGATTTTTCATTTACTTCCTTGGCTCCTCTTTGAACTTGAACTTCAAATCCGTTTTGTTTAAAGACTGCGCCAATAAAATCCTCACTCGAAACAACATTTCCTTTGTATTTAGCTTGAACGCCTCTTACTCCAAAGTCACCTAAAGCTCTTTCGTTAGAAAAATAAATCATCTCGGCTTTGTCTCTAATTCCTTTTTTTACCAAATCTTTGTGAATATTTGTTATATATTCAAGCGCAGCTCCTTGGCAGGTAGCTCCCGGATGTCCTGTGCCAACTACAATTTTTTGTTTTTCTCCTTTTTTCATTTTTTCAACAATTTCGAGATACTTATCTCTTGATGCAACTGCATGATCTAATGTGCAGATTGAATATGTAAATCCTTTGGGACCAAGTCCTTTTGTTCCTTCAAAATTTAATTTTGGACCGGTAGAAATAATTAAATAATCATATTCTAATTTTTTTTGATTATTTGTACCTTCTTCTTCTGCAATTACAAACTGAGAATCCGCGTGAATTTCTGTGGCTTTGCCGTGAATGAATTTAACATTTAATTTGTCATATACAGGTTTTAAGGGAAATGTAGTTTTTTCTGGGGCCATATGTCCAATACCCACCCAAACCCATGAAGGAATATAGGCAAAATAGTCTTGCCTGTTAATAACAGTTATTTCATGATTTTGACCTAAAGCATCACCAAGATAAAGAGCAGCAGTATGTCCGGCAAATCCGGCTCCGATTATTACAACCTTTGCCATTGGAACTCCATTGTTATTTGATAAAAATCATCCTAAAGAAGGCGTGAATCGTTATTTAATTTATATTAAAAATTCTAGGATAATCTAACATTAAGTAAGAACTGCTTTCGTTAAAATATATTTTTTATTCAAAACAAAAAAGATATTTTATACGATAAAAGGTTTTTCAGTAAAAATATTTACTCACAAAAATATCTTAAAAAAGTTAAATTATTGTCTGAATAAAATGGATATTGAAATTCAGTCTACTATATTAAATAAATCAAATATTGATAAGATAACCGCGATTTGGGCTTTTAGCGAAGCCGCATTAGGTGGAATTTTACATCTATTGAAAATCCCGTTTACTGGTTTGTTTGTTGGAAGTGCAGCGGTAATTTTTATCTCTTTAATAGCATATTTCTCAAATTCACGAAAAATAATTTTCGAATCTGTAATAAAAGTTATTTTGGTGAAATTTGTCGTTAGTCCGTATACACCGCTTAACGCTTACTTTGCAGTAATGTTTCAATGTTTGCTAGGATATATTTTATTCTTTAATGGATTTAACAAAATCTCTCCTATTATTTTGGGATTATTTGCATTACTGTTTTCAGCCTTTCAAAAGGTTTTTGTATTAACAATTATTTTTGGCATGACGCTTTGGGAATCAATTGACGTATTTTTCAAATTTGTTGTTAATGCATTTGGTGCGGATTCACTTGGAATTGAAAAAATTAATGTTAGTTATGTTATTGTAGGGACATATACTTTCATTCATATAATAGGCGGACTTGCAGCAGGAATATATGCGTCGAAACTGCCTAAAAGAATATCATTACAAAATGCCGATGACATAAATTTAATGAACTTGGAAATAAATGATTTTCTAAACAGCGGAATTTCCAAAAAGGAAAAAAGAACTTGGTGGAAAAAAAGGTTCTACATTTCAATTTTTATTTTTTCAGTAATGCTAATTGTTTTATCATATTTATTTAAAGAAGTTGATCAAACCATTACAGCCAAAGTAATTATTATGTTGTTTCGTTCCATTTTAATTATCGTTGTTTGGTATTATTTTATTTCGCCGCTTATGTTAAAATTCTTAAACAAATATTTAGCGAAAAGAAAAAAATATCAAGCTGCCGAAATTGAAAACATTATTTCCATTTTCCCAAATATTAAAGCGATCATAAAATATTCGTGGAGCGAATCTGAAAATATAAAAGGTATAAAAAGAATATTAATTTTTATGGATAAAGTTCTAATACATTATTTATTGTTTGAGAAATATTATCAAAACGAATATAATTTTTGTAATAAGGGATTATTTACTTGACGCGGTTTTAAAATCGTTTAATTTAAATGAAAACGAAATTGAGATTATGAATTTATAAGTTTTGTTTGAATTAATAATTAGATGTATTAAAATTTACTTTATTTGAAATTTTAATTTTTATTAATTTCGAATAAGTATTTATTTCCAAATAATATAGATTTATTATTTAATTTTGACAATTGATAAATAATGAGGGAAGAATGTGGAAATGGAATATTGAAAATGAAGATTATCTTTCCAAAAGTATTGAAAGATGCAGAAACCAAAAAATAATTTTACCCACTTTTTATCAGCTGAAACATCCGTCGGAAATTCCGCAGCATATTCAAAATGAATTAAAGAACATTGACTTACAGGAACTTCATCCATTAAATTTATTCAGAATAAATTGGCGAAATGATCCTGAAACAAAAACGATTGGAGATATTAATTATTTAGAAATACCTAAAGAAATAACCGGAATTAAAGCAAGAATAATTGGGTTGGTTGGAAAATTTTTTCCGACTGGCGCACACAAGGTTGGTGCAACTTACGGCTGCTTAGCGCCGTATTTAGTAACCGGAAGATTCAACCCTGAATATCACAAAGCGGTTTGGCCTTCAACAGGGAATTATTGCCGCGGCGGAGTATTCAATTCTAACTTGCTTTCAGTTCACTCGGTTGCAATTTTGCCAGAAGAAATGAGCAAAGAAAGATTTGACTGGCTTCGTGAACGAACTGATGAAGTTTATGCTACTCCGGGTTGCGAAAGTAATGTAAAGGAAATTTATGATAAATGTCATGAACTTGAGGCAAAAAGCAATGAATATTTGATCTTCAATCAATTTGATCAATTCGGTAATTCAATCTGGCATTATGAAATTACAGGATACACTATTGAACAGCTTTACAATCAAATTAAAAATAAAGATCAAAGATTAAGCGGATATGTAAGCGCTACTGGTTCTGCGGGAACAATTGCCGCTGGAGATTACTTAAGGAATATAAATCCTCATATAAAAGTTTTAGCTTCTGAAGCATTGCAATGTCCGACTTTATTAATGAACGGATTTGGGGGACACAGAATCGAAGGTATTGGCGATAAACATGTTCCTTGGGTTCACAATGTAAGAAACACTGATTTTGTGGCTGCTATTGACGATGAAGATCCCATGAGAGTTTTACGTCTCTTCAATGAATTGGAAGGGAAGGAATTTTTAAGTAAACTCGGCGCTGATAAGAAAGTTGTTGATAAATTAAGTTATATGGGAATATCATCCATCAGTAATTTATTGAGTTCTATAAAGCTTGCTAAGTATAATGAATTTAATGAAAATGATATTATATTTACCGTTTTTACCGATTCTAAAGAAATGTATAATTCCAGATTAATTGAATTGAACGAACAATACGGCATATACTCGGAAAATCAAGCTAACTTAGATTGGTACGGATCAATTAAAAAGCAAAATATTGATCATATAAAAGAACTTAATTATTATGATAAAAAGTCAATACATAATTTGAAATATTTTACTTGGGTTGAACAACAGGGAAAAACTGTTGATGAATTAAATGCTCAATGGTATGATGAAAATTATTGGAATGAAAGATTCAGTATTGTTCCAACTTGGGATAAACTCATTGAAGAATTTAACTCTAAAACCGGAGTTAGTGTTTGAAATAAATTTATCAAATATGTCATCCCGGAAATTACGTTGCAAATATCATGAATCCATTATTTTAATCTATGGATTCGCGATAAATGAATTCGAGAATGACAATGATGAAAGTAAACATGATTAATGAAATGAAAATATTAACCAACATTTTTATAAACACAATTGACAACAATTTCATTCCGGTAAATATTTACTTTACCGAGGCAATTCAAAAAATTGAAAAAATTTTTGATAAAGAATTTACATGGCAAGAATTAAAGGGTAAAGAAAATAAAGAAGAAATATTAAAACAAATTCCTCAACAAAATTTAACTGCCAACGCAAAAATTATTGATGGAAATTTTAATATTGTTATTCCCGGAACAATTGATCCGCACGTTCATTTTGATACTCCCGGATTTGAATTTAGGGAAGATTTTGAACATGCTTCAACCGCTGCTGCTTACGGAGGAGTAACAACTATAATTGATATGCCGTGTACATCGCTTCCGCCTGTTACTTCAGCGGATAATTTTCAAGCAAAATTAGAAGCCGTAAAAAATAGAAGTCTGATTGATTTTGCTTTTTGGGGCGGTATTTGCGGAAATGATTTTGAAAATGGAAAAGATGTTCAGAAACAAATTTATGAATTAAATGAACTTGGAGTTGCCGGTTTTAAAACTTATCTAATTTCCGGAATGGAATCTTTTAAAGACCTTAATCTTGATCAAATGAAGTATGCGGCTAAATATTTAAAACTGATAAATAAACCTCAAGCTGTTCATGCCGAAGACAAATTTATGATTGAATCAAAAAGGCAAAGGTTTAAAGCGGCAAGCCAAAATTCATGGGAATATTATTGTTTAGCCAGAAATTCAGATGCTGAAGAAAAAGCAATTCGCGATATGATTTCTTTATCAAAAGAATTTGGTCAAAAAGTTCATATTGTTCATTTGAGTTCTGAAGCAGGATTGAATGCTATTCGTAAAGCGCAAAATGAAGGAGTTAAAATTACCACAGAAACTTGTCCCCATTATTTACAATTTACTCAAGATAGTTTTTTGAATGACAAAATTAGAAATTTCCTAAAAACCGCTCCTCCTGTAAAATTGAATAATGATCTAAATGCATTGTGGAATGGATTGAAAGATGGATCACTTTCATTTGTTACTACAGATCACGCAGGCTGCGATCCTTTAGAAGAAAAAGTTGATGAAAACTTTTGGAATGTTTATGGAGGAATTCCGGGAGTTGAACATCGAGTGCCATTTTTGTTCAGTGAAGGATTTATGAGAAACAGATTAACATTTGAGCAAACAGTTAATTTACTTTCAACAAATGCTGCGGAATATTTTAATTTAGCAAAAAAGGGGAAAATAGAAGAAGGATTTGATGCTGATTTTGCATTAATAAATTTATGGGATTCTGAAATTGTTAAATCAGTAAATATGAAAAGCAAAGGGAAATACACTCCATTTGAAGGACTGTCCTTTAACGCAACTGTAGAAAAAACAATTCTTCGCGGAAATGTAATAATGGATGGCGAAAATGAGATTGAACAAAAAATTGGTTATGGTAAATTTATTGAGGTAAAATCTTGAAAGTTATCAATGCTTGGATTTGCAAAATTAAAGATAATTCAGTTATTCCAATCTTTGGTGATTTAGAAATAGAAGAAGGAAAAATTGTAAAAATTGAAATTCGACAATTTGATTTATTAAATTTACGTACTTCAGAAAACTCTGAAACAATCGATGCTAAAGGTAGAGTCCTTACAATCCCAAATGTAAATTTTCATGATCACATTTATTCAAGATTAGCTAAGGGTTTGGACATCAAAGGAGACATGTCAAACTTTCCTAATATTCTAAAAAACCTTTGGTGGAAGTTGGATTCACTTTTAGATTTGGAAATGATTGAAGCTTCTGCAAAAATTGCCGCGCTTGAATCAATTCAAAATGGCGTTACTTATATTGTTGATCATCATTCATCTCCTAATTTTGCCAAAGATAGTTTAAGAACAATTTCAAAAACGCTGGAAGATTTTAATTTAAGAAATGTACTTTGTTTTGAAACTACCGATCGTAATGGAAAGGAATTAAGTGAAAATGGATTTAATGAAAATATAAATTTCCTCAAAAATTATACTACTGTAAATTCAAAATCACTTTTGGGTTTGCATGCTTCCTTCACATTGGATAATGATAGTTTAAAAAATGCTTCAAAATTAATTATTGAAAATAATTGGGGAATTCATGTTCATATTTGTGAAGATAAATCAGATGTTCATTTAAGTCAGGAAAAATATTCGGCAAAACCGATGCTGAGATTTGAAAAGTATAATTTGTTAAATGATAAAAGTATTTTAGCCCATGGTATTCATTTGGATGAAGAAGATTTTGAGTTAATTAAAAACTCTAAAGCTTCACTTGTTTTTAATTTAGATTCCAATATGAACAATTCAGTTGGTTTGCAGAAGTTTAAAATGATTCCAAAAGAAATTCCAATTTTAATAGGCACAGATGGAATGCATGCTGATGTTGCAAGATCATTTAAGGAACTATTTCTTCAATTACGTAATGCCGGCTTATCATTTGATGATTCTTTTAGTTTTATGATTAAAACATATTTTGATCAAAATAATTTTATTAAAAAGTTTTTCCCGGATTTTACGAATCTGCAATTATTTGAAAGAGCGGATTTTATAATATGGGATTATGTTCCTCCAACGCCACTTAACCAAAATAATTTCTGGAGTCATTACATTTATGGGATTATAGAAAGACCAATTAAAACAGTAATGCAAAATGGTGAAATATTATTGGATGAATTTAAATTTAAAAATGTAAATGAATCAAAAATATTAAACGGAATTTATTCACAAGGTGAAAGATTATTTAAAAAATTTAATGAGGAAAAATAATGAACATTACTGATGAAATTCTGAAAAAATCGGAAGAATATAAAGACTACACTGCCAAGAATTTATCCGAAATGATAAAAGTTAAATCGCTTAGTTTACAAGAAAAAGAAGTCTGCGAAAAAATAAAAGCTATGATGGAAGAAGCAGGATTTGATGAGGTAAGAATTGACGGACTAGGAAATGTAATCGGCAGAATTGGAAACGGACCAAGAGTTATTGCTTTCGATGGACACATAGATACAGTCGATTTGGGCAATTTAGAAAATTGGGATTTCGATCCCCTTGGCGGCGAAATAAAAGACGGGTTTGTTCACGGTCGCGGAAGTGTTGATCAAGAAGGAGGTCCGGCAGCTTTTATTACAGCTGGAAAAATAATTAAAGAATTAGGACTCGAAAAAGATTTAACAATTTATTTTACAGCAACTGTAATTGAAGAAGACTGCGACGGGCTTTGCTGGAAGTATATTGTGGAAGAAGAAAAAATAAAACCGGAATGTGTAGTGATTACTGAGCCGACAAACCTCAATATTTATAGAGGTCATAGAGGACGAATGGAAATAGCGGTTTCGTTTTATGGAATATCATCACATGGATCAGCGCCGGAAAGAGGAAAGAATGCAATTTACATGGCATCAAGAGCAGCATTGGAAATTGAAAAATTAAATGAAAGATTAGCGAATGATGATTTCCTTGGAAAAGGTACAATTACAATTTCAGAATTTAAATCTAAAAGTCCTTCACTTTGTGCGGTATCCGATTTCGCAAGACTTCATTTGGATAGAAGATTAACTTGGGGAGAAGATAAAGATTTAGCTTTAAATCAAGTGAAAGAAATTGTGAAAGATATGAATGCAAAAGTAGAGCTGTTGGACTATGAAGAGATTGCTTATACCGGATTAAAGTACGGCATGCAGAAATATTATCCTACATGGAAATTAGAAGAAGATCATCCTTTAGTTTTAAAAGGAGTAGATGCTTATAAAGATTTATTTAAGTCAAATCCTAAAGTTGATAAATGGACTTTTTCAACAAACGGGGTTACAATTCGTGGTTATTATGGTATTCCTGTAATTGGTTTTGGTCCTGGCAATGAAGTTTTAGCGCATGCACCGAATGAAAAAGTTCCGACTGATCATCTGGTTAAAGCGACCGCTTTTTACGCAAACTTTGTATCAAGGTATTAATAAAAATTAAAAATCTATCCGGAGTAATTATGGAAAACAAATTAAAGGGAAAACATTTCCTAACATGTGAAGATTGGACTAAAGAAGAATTAGATATTGTATTTAATAAAGCTTTTAAACTTAAAGATGAATTTTATAAAGAAATTCCTCATTTGGAATTGCCTCACAAAACATTATTTATGATGTTTTTTGAGCAATCAACAAGAACAAGAAATTCTATGGAAGCCGGAATGACACAGCTTGGCGGTCACGCGCACGATTTAACTCCGGACAAAATGCAAATAACCCATGGTGAAGTAGCAAAGGATACGGCTATAATTTTATCAAGAATGGGACACGGAATTGCGTGCAGAAATTGTTTTTACGGTGTTGGTAAAAAATATTTAGATGAATTAGCCGCGTATTCAAGAAAACCGGTTATGTCTCTTCAGGATGATGTTTATCATCCATTTCAGGGTTTGGCTGACTTGATGACTATTTTCGAACATTTTGATAAAAATCCAAAAGGTTTGAAAGTAACAATTGCATGGGCTTATGCTGATACCCATTCAAAGCCGCTTTCCGTACCGCAAACTCAAGCATTGCTTTTTCCTCGTTATGGCATTGATGTTACTATTGCCAATCCAAAAGAATTCCCATTAAGTCAGAATATTTTGGATAAAGCGCATAAAAATGCTGAAGCTGGAGGAGGAAGTATAAAATTGACAAATGATATGGACGAAGCGTTTGAAGGTGCGCATGTTGTAATTCCAAAAAACTGGGGCGGATTTGGAAAATATTCTGTTAGTGATTACCTTACAAATGAAGCTTCATGTAAAAGAGAAATGGCTGAAAATTTAGCGAAGTATAAAAGTTGGATCTGCGATGAACGAAGAATTAAATTAGCTGATAAAAACGTAAAACTTATGCATGCGCTGCCGGCAGATAGAAATAATGAAGTAACGGATGAAATTTTGGATAACCCGAATATTTCAATTGTATTTGATGAAGCAGAAAATAGACTGCATACGGCAAAATCGATTATGTCTTTAACAATGTAGTTCTCTATACCTTGAAGTAAATTTGAACCGCGCATGGTTACAAAAAATAATAAAGGCTTTCGGAATAACCGAAAGCCTTTAAAGTTAATCTTCCAAATAACCGAATTTACCGTTATTAAAATCACTGTATGCCTGGAAAATTTCTTTTTTTGTATTCATAACAAAAGGTCCATGAGCTGCTATCGGTTCATCTATCGGTTCACCGCTCAACACTAAAACTACAGAATCACTCAATGCTTTTATTTTGAAATTTTCGCCATCATTTGCCATAAGCGCTAAATTATCAACCGGTACATTTTCGGAATCATTAATTAAAACATTTCCTTCAATTACTAAAACAATTGTGTTAAAATTTGAAGGAAGTTCAATATCAAATTCCGCTCCTTCTTTCAGTTTCGCGTTGTACATATGTATTGGAGTAAAAGTAGAAGCACTGCCGTTGATACCTTTGTAATTACCCGCAATAACTTCAATTTCGCTTCCATTCTCATCAAGTTTATGGCGACTGATATCTTCATTTTTTATAGCTTGATATTTCGGATCACTCATTTTGACTTTAGAGGGAAGATTAACCCATAATTGTACCATTTGAAATAGTCCGCCTGTTTTACTCCATTCTGTTTCATGATATTCTTTATGGAGGACACCGCCTGCTGCCGTCATCCATTGAACATCACCTTCGCCGATTACACCGCCGCCGCCACTGCTGTCGTGATGCTCAACTTTTCCTTTATATGCGATTGTTACGGTTTCAAATCCTCTATGCGGATGAACACCTACACCTTTCGGAGTTTCTGAAGCAGGAAAAGTATATTTGGAGTTATAATCAAGTAATATAAATGGATTCATTCTTTCCATTTCCAAATGATAACTGCCGGGAATAAAATTGTGAACTCTAAATCCGTCTCCAACCCAGTGGGGTTGAGGTGGTTTTGAAACTAATTCAACTGTTCTTGTTTTCATAACATTTCTCCTTGTTAATTTTAATATCGTAAAATTAACTTAAGTTAAAGCATTATTAATTGATTTATGTTAAGAAATTATTTCTTGCTGTTTCTTAAAGCTAAATCACGGCGAATACGGCTTAAACTTTCTGGTGTTATTGAAAGATAAGAAGCAACCATGGTTTGAGGAACTCGAAGAAGGATATCAGGATAAGTTTCAACAAATTGAAGATAACGGTCCTCGGCAGATTGACTCATTAACATTGTTAATCTGTTTTGTAAAACACGAATTTGATTATATAATAATTGTTTATTCAGATCTTTAAAAACCGGAAATAAATCTTCAAGTTTTTTTAAGAAGGTATCATCAATAAATGCAATTTTAGACGGTTCCAAAGTTTGAATAAAATATTTGGAAGGTTCGTTAAAATAAACAGTTTCGTATTCGGTAACGAACCAATTTTCGGGAAAAAACTGCAGGATATGTTCTTTGCCATTTTTATCGAAATAATATTGCCGTAATAGTCCGTCTTCAACAAAGAAAGTATGACTGCAAAATTCATTATTTTGAATTAAAAATTCACCTTTCTGATATTCTCTAATTTGGCAATTTTTTTGTATGGAAAAAATCTCATCATCGCTAAGATTTAAATTAGATGTTAAATATGATTTTAAACTAAATTCTTTCATTTATTATAATTTGGGTTTAGTATAGTCAATTAATTTTTTAATATGATTGGATTCACCAAATGAATTTACAATTACAAATAAAAAATTATTTTAAAATTTTAATTTCATTATCAAATAAATTAACTCCGCCTTTAACGCCAAAATCAAGGGTTGTAACATTATATGCAATAGAAATTTTTTCTTTTGCAAATCGATTTTTAATAGATATAATTGCGTCACTTACTGCTTTCTGATAATCGTCATTATTCTTAAATTTAATCCAAAACCTTAATTGAAAATTGTATGAAGAACTTCCAATGTTAGTATAGTAAAAATCTATAGTTTCACCTGTTAATAATTCAGGTATTTTTTTCATCTCGTCAAGCGCTACATCTTTAACATGATTTAAATCATCGCCGTATGAAACGCCTGTTTCAAGTACAATTCTTCGTTTCTGAAATGTTGAAAAATTTGTAAAAGTGTTGCTGTAAATAATTTGGTTAGGAACAAAAACTTCTTGACCCGGAACCGTATTTATTGTAGTTGTCAGCCATCCTATTTCATTTACTGTTCCATAAGCGCCGTCAATTAATACCCAATCACCCTTTTTAAAGGGACTCTGAATGCTTAATAAAAATCCGGCAAAAACATTTGATGCAATATCCTTAAATGCGAAACCAGCGACAATTCCAATAATTCCCGCACCTGATAAAATTTTAGTTACAACTTTTTCTAAGCCTAATATTTGCAAAGCAAATAATGTCCCTGAAAATAAAAACAAAAAATAAATTATAGATGAAATAATTTTGGTAATCTCGAAATTTCTTTTTAACACTCTAGAAAAAAATTTTTTACTTAATTTAACAATTAGCTTTGCGAGCAAATAAAACAAGATAAAAACTATAATTGCCAGAATTATCTCCGGAATAAAGCTAACAGCTTCTTTTTGCCAGCTCTCTAAAATTGATTCTACATTGTTTACTTGAGTTATCATAAAATGAAAATATAGTAATAGATTTAGTTATCTGGTTTTGTATAAATAAATGAAATTTTAATACAAGTTAACCAATTAAAGTTAATTTGTATTAAGGAGTTTTTTATAAGGAAATTATTTATTGCATAAGTTATTATTTCTTTAGTTCGTTTTCAATTTCCAATCTAATTGAATTGTATTTTTGATTGAACTTCTCTGGGATAGAATTTGCTACATTGTGTAATCTCTTTAATCTAAACGATATTAGAACGCTGAATATACCTGTAGCAATAAATGCCAGACCTGTCCAAACTACAATTGTTATTCCCGCAAAAAGCGGATTCCAAATTAGTATAAATGAAAATAGTAGTCCCAAAACTGCAAAAAGCATTAAAAATTTCCAATTTTTTATTCCAAAGTTTTTTAATTCAAGCGAAAAACTTATTG from Ignavibacteriota bacterium carries:
- a CDS encoding mechanosensitive ion channel family protein — protein: MITQVNNVESILESWQKEAVSFIPEIILAIIVFILFYLLAKLIVKLSKKFFSRVLKRNFEITKIISSIIYFLFLFSGTLFALQILGLEKVVTKILSGAGIIGIVAGFAFKDIASNVFAGFLLSIQSPFKKGDWVLIDGAYGTVNEIGWLTTTINTVPGQEVFVPNQIIYSNTFTNFSTFQKRRIVLETGVSYGDDLNHVKDVALDEMKKIPELLTGETIDFYYTNIGSSSYNFQLRFWIKFKNNDDYQKAVSDAIISIKNRFAKEKISIAYNVTTLDFGVKGGVNLFDNEIKILK